The Medicago truncatula cultivar Jemalong A17 chromosome 7, MtrunA17r5.0-ANR, whole genome shotgun sequence genome includes the window ATCAATCATTATGAAAAAATCAGGTATTACTTACAATTCGAACAATAGCAATAACTATTGTTTATTAGTTTCACACTTTCaccaatattttaataattcatcaaaatgaAACTTTTTTCTCAAGGAATTCAGAAATGAAACTTATGTCTTCATGATATAATAACTCACATAAAAGTAACCTTAATATAATAAACATCAATCACAGTGGCGATTTCCCAATTtataactaataaaaaaaaaactctagtgAAGATAAAGATTAttgaaatagaaagaaaaaaagtacttGGATAGCAATTAACCCTATGTCCATTGCTCCGGCGAAACAACACCTCTAGATCCAAACACGTCAGCTGGCTCAGTCGAGAAACTGGTGTTCTGTCCTCTTCGACTACAAGCTTCGCTCAGAAGCAAATGAATAAGGGGGTAAGACGGGAAAGTCCACCCGTCCGTCCTTGTTGGCGATGGATGTAAGTAAACAACAGAGATGACAGCAAATAAGGGAGCGACATAGAGGACAGTTAGTGTTTGAACGAAGCCAAACATCAATGCAATCGTGATGAAAAATGTGGGAGCAAAGAGGGAGGGTACGAACATGATCATTATCTTTGAATTCAGTCAAGCAAACGGAACAAGTTTCTTGTTCAGACTTAGTAGTAGTATTGTAGATGAAAGACGGAATAAGATTTATAACAAACTCATGTAAGCCCTGTGGagcctcctcctcctccaccatCATTGTGTCGACGTCATATCGAAGGTTCTCCCTTTCGCtcaaggaggaggaggagttagAGAGGAACCGGCGGTAAGTGTGGACTATGAAGCAAGTTATAAGGAGGGAACAGGTTGTTGTGGCAAATGCCAACAAGGTGACAGATAACAGAGCCTCTAAGATATCATTCTCCATGGTAATAGGTTTAGGGTTAATGTCTGTGTGTGTTATTGTGAGAAGATATGAGCGAGGAAACTGTGGTTGGTTTATGAACACGAGATTGTGGGCTTTAGAATCTCtgtattcaataaataaataaatgcatagCAAAGTAAATGGAATTTAAGAGCTGTCCAAAATG containing:
- the LOC11425682 gene encoding RING-H2 finger protein ATL64 — encoded protein: MENDILEALLSVTLLAFATTTCSLLITCFIVHTYRRFLSNSSSSLSERENLRYDVDTMMVEEEEAPQGLHEFVINLIPSFIYNTTTKSEQETCSVCLTEFKDNDHVRTLPLCSHIFHHDCIDVWLRSNTNCPLCRSLICCHLCCLLTSIANKDGRVDFPVLPPYSFASERSL